The Methylocella silvestris BL2 DNA segment CGCGCTTCAACACGAGCCGCTCGCCGGGCTTGACCTCGGCGATCTTATAGGGGCCCGATCCGATCGGAACGGTCAGGCTCGCGTCGTCGAATTTCGAAAGATCGACGGCATGGCGCGGCAGCACGGGCATCAGCGCAAGCGTCAAGGGCATTTCGCGGTCGGCGCCCGAACCGAGCTCATAGCGGATGGTCAGCGGATCGGGCGTCTCGACCGATTTGACGAGGGAATAGGCGGCGCGGTGCTGCGGCCGCCCGCGCGTCTTCAAAAGCTCGAAGGTCCAGCGCACGTCCTCCGACGCGATCGGCGTTCCGTCCGAAAAATGCGCGGCCGGATTGAGCCGGAAGGTCACATAGGTGCGGTCCGCGTCGGTCTCGACGCTTTCGGCGATGAGTCCGTAGAGCGTGAAAGGTTCGTCGAGCGAGCGCGTCATCAGCGTCTCGAAGACATTGCCGTTGAGGCCCTGCGCCGTCGATCCGGCCTTGAGATTGAAGGGATTGAGGCTGTCATAGGCGCCGGGAAAGCCGATCGACAGCTTGCCGCCCTTGCGCGCCGCCGGATCGGCATAGGGCAGATGGTCGAAATCCTCCGGAAGCTGCGGCTCCCCGTGCATGGCGATAGCCCCGCGCGGCGCGGGCTGCGCCAGCGCCGGCGCGGCCAGCGCCAAAGCGAAGCAAAGGACAGCGCTGGCGAGCGCCGCGAAGCGGCTGTTGCGGGGGGCGTTCGTCATCGCGGCAGTCTGGACCGTTCCTCGTCAGCGCGGCGCGCCCATGTCGCCGCCGGCGCGCGGCTCCTGCGCCTTGCGGGCATAGTTTGCGCAGCGGGCTTGCCAGCCGCCCCCATGTTGGTTAACCCGGACGCCATTGCTGCGAAAGACATAAACGCTGCCGCGTGGCGACGCCATCCTTGACGGCGTCGCGAATGTCAGTTTTGTCTTGCGCCGCCGCTCTTCGCCCGGGCCCCTTCCGAGCGCTTGAACCAAACGGGCCGATGAATTGAAAGGAATTCTGATGTCTTTGTCGTTGAGCGCCTCGGCGCGGCGGGCCTCGCCGGCGCGCTCCTGCTCGCCGGCGCGCCGGCTTTCGCGCAGCAGAAGAAGCCGGCCGCGGCGCCCGCGCAGCCGGCTCCTGCGCCAGCCCCGGCGCAAGCTCCCGCCGCACAGCCCGGATCGCCGGTTCCGCAGCAGGCGCCGCAGCAGGGCCCGTTCCGGGTCGATTTGCTGCCGACGCAGAACGACTGGACCAAGGTGTGCGGCAAGGATCAGGCCGCCAACAAGGAAATCTGCTACACGACGCGCGACTTCAGCTCGCAGAAGGATCAGCCGCCGGTTCTGGCGCTCGCCGTCTACGATATCAAGGGTGAGGACACGCGCATCGTCCGCCTTCTGATGCCGGTCGGATTGATGCTGCGTCCGGGCTTCCGCTTCACGATCGACAAGGGCCAGCCGCTCGAAGGCGGCTTCGAAATCTGCTTCCCCAATGGCTGCTTCGCCGAAGCCAAGGTCAAGGGGACGACGATCGCGGAGTTGAAGAAGGGGACGGTAATGACCGTCGACGTTAAGAATCAGGCGAACAACCTCGTCACCTTCGGGGTGCCCCTCGCCGGCTTCGACAAGGCGTTCGACGGGCCGGCGGTCGATCCCAAGGTGCTCGAGGAGCAGCAGAAGAAGCTCCAGGCCGAGTTGCAGAAGCGGGCCGAGGACGAGCGCAAGAAGCTCGAAACCCAGAAGACCGACGGAACCGGCGGCGCGGCTCCGCCCGTGGCTCCGGCCAAGCCGTAGCCCGGCGGAGGTTTGCTTCGGAAGCGGCGGCTTATTCGCCGCTTCCTCAAACTGAATAGAGGCAGACGCCGCTCAGCCGCGGCCCCGCAGCTCCACCGCAAATTTGATCAGCGCCGGGCTGGTGCCGATGCCGAGCTTCTGTTTCACCGCCGAGACGATATTCGCCGCCGTCTTGTAGCCAATCGCTAAAGCCGCGGAAATCTCGGACAGATTCTTGCCCTCGCCCAGCAGGGTCACCACCTGCTTTTCCCTTTCGCTCAGGACGCGCAGCGGGTCTTCCACCGGTTCGAAATTGGCCAGCGCAAGATTTTGCGCGACCGACTGACCAAGATAGACGGCGCCGGCGAGCGCCTTGTCGATCGCCTGCAAGATCGCGTTTGGATCGTCGTTCTTGGTCACATAGCCGCGCGCGCCGCGCTCCAGCGCTCGCGTGACGAAGCTCGCCGCCTCATACATCGTGAAAATCACGATGCGGGTTCCGGGATTGTCCCGCAGCAGCTCCGGAATGACCTCAAGGCCGCCCTGGTCGGGCAGTTCGAGATCGAGAATGATGACCGCGGGCCGCAGGGCGCGGTTGGCGTCAAGGCCCGCCTGCGCGGAGCTCGCCTCGAAAGGCTCGAAATCCGGCCTCCGCGCCAGGATGCGCAGGCAGCCGTCCCGGACGATCGGATGATCCTCGATGAGGAGAATTTTGGTGCGTTCGCTCATGAATGAATCGCGGCTCCTTCCGCGCGTTCGCCACCCGCAGGCGAATTTGTCTCAAACGAAGATGTCTCCGCCGCCTTGACGATGGGCGTTTGGCCGGCGACTGGGATCACGG contains these protein-coding regions:
- a CDS encoding response regulator transcription factor, whose amino-acid sequence is MSERTKILLIEDHPIVRDGCLRILARRPDFEPFEASSAQAGLDANRALRPAVIILDLELPDQGGLEVIPELLRDNPGTRIVIFTMYEAASFVTRALERGARGYVTKNDDPNAILQAIDKALAGAVYLGQSVAQNLALANFEPVEDPLRVLSEREKQVVTLLGEGKNLSEISAALAIGYKTAANIVSAVKQKLGIGTSPALIKFAVELRGRG
- a CDS encoding invasion associated locus B family protein, whose translation is MLPTQNDWTKVCGKDQAANKEICYTTRDFSSQKDQPPVLALAVYDIKGEDTRIVRLLMPVGLMLRPGFRFTIDKGQPLEGGFEICFPNGCFAEAKVKGTTIAELKKGTVMTVDVKNQANNLVTFGVPLAGFDKAFDGPAVDPKVLEEQQKKLQAELQKRAEDERKKLETQKTDGTGGAAPPVAPAKP